In Trichocoleus sp., the DNA window GAGCGAAAAGATACGATCTGGTAAGTACAATAGGCTGAGAGAAAGCATTTGTTATGTTACCTACTGATTTATTACTCTCTCGCCCCAACGGAGAAGAACTGACGCCCAAGCGATTGCCGCTCGACAAAAAACACCTCGAAATGGCGATCGATCTGATGACGGTCTTTCAGAATGCGAAAGATCAAACTCAGGGAGAACTCGATCGACAGCTGCAAGAATTAGAAGGAGAAAGTACAGATTATCGAATTAAGCGCGGGTTAGCCCATCTATTAAGAAGTGATGCTTTTAGCAAGTTTGAAGTGATCAGCCCGTTAGATCCTCAAACCTTACGGCAGCGAGTTTTTGCACTGTCGGCGCAATCGGCTCCTCTCCCTCAAACCGCTCCAATCACATTAGGTTTTTTGGCTGAACAATTGAGTCAAGAATTGGGGCATGAAGTGTTGGTCGATCAAATTCGATCGGGGCTATATGCGGATTTAGATGAAAATAAAATTTTGACGCAGTTCACGCCACCCGAACCAGAAGCATTACTCCATCGCTATAACCTGTCTCAGGTGCAGGGCATCTTCTATAAAGCCAGCCAAATTCGGATTAATGCTCATCGCAATGATCCGGGAGAATATAAACTGCTGTTTCGCTATCTCAAACTGTTTGGCTTAATGACCTACATTGAGGGCGATGCCGATCATGGTTTCACGATTTCGATCGATGGTCCCACGAGTTTATTCAAACCCAGTACGCGTTATGGGTTGGATATTGCCAAACTCATTCCGGCACTCTTGCACGTCACCAAATGGAGCATGACGGCTGATTTGCAAATTAAAGATAGCTACACTAAACAATCCAAAACGCGTCGCTTTACGCTCAATTCAGAATGTGGTTTAGTTAGCCACTATCCCCCCGGCAAGCCTTATGACAGCATGTTAGAAATGTCGTTCGCCGATCGCTGGGATTCCCTGAAAACGGAGTGGAAACTGGAACGAGAAGTCGATTTAATTCCAATTCCCGGCAGCGTCATGATTCCTGATTTTCGGTTAGTGCATCCAGATGGTCACATTTTCCTGTTGGAAATTGTCGGTTATTGGCGACCGGAATATCTGCGAAAGAAATTCTCTCAGGTGCGGCAGTCTGGTCGAGATGATTTGATTCTGGCAATTTCAGAGCGATTGAATTTAGAAAAAGCAGGCGTGAAAATTGCCGATACTCCGGCGCGAA includes these proteins:
- a CDS encoding DUF790 family protein, with the translated sequence MLPTDLLLSRPNGEELTPKRLPLDKKHLEMAIDLMTVFQNAKDQTQGELDRQLQELEGESTDYRIKRGLAHLLRSDAFSKFEVISPLDPQTLRQRVFALSAQSAPLPQTAPITLGFLAEQLSQELGHEVLVDQIRSGLYADLDENKILTQFTPPEPEALLHRYNLSQVQGIFYKASQIRINAHRNDPGEYKLLFRYLKLFGLMTYIEGDADHGFTISIDGPTSLFKPSTRYGLDIAKLIPALLHVTKWSMTADLQIKDSYTKQSKTRRFTLNSECGLVSHYPPGKPYDSMLEMSFADRWDSLKTEWKLEREVDLIPIPGSVMIPDFRLVHPDGHIFLLEIVGYWRPEYLRKKFSQVRQSGRDDLILAISERLNLEKAGVKIADTPARMIWFKDKLSPKAVLEVLNRSVASC